The DNA segment atctattatttaaaatatttaatttgcacatttacacacacacaaaaaaataaaatgcactgtgGATATtatgcctaaaaaaaaaaaaaaaaagtaatgtagTAATATCTTACCTTGAATGCTAAGCATTTGCCCAAGTTTAAGAGCAGCTCCTCTGACTTTACAGAGAGTCCGAACAATTCGCTCAGCATTAGCCTCAGAAACAAACGGGTTTGAATCAAGTATAGCCTTTTTATTCCCTGCAGAAAAGATCACTTTAATATAAGGGACTACACTTATAGTGGGAGAATTCCAACATATTAACAATGAGttcaattaaatatatttccaGTGCATACATTAGTCTTAACAAAACTACACAGCTAACAGATTTTATATTCCAATCCATACAAAAGATGTGTGCAATAAAGtagaatgacaaaaaaaaggaaaacactaAACTAAAATTTAATAACTAGATGAGAAGCCTGTTTTAAAATGACTGCTTCGAAATTATTCCTGAACAAATGAAATAATCTTTCTCAGTGTTTAGCTAATATTCTGAAATATGTTTTtacctattttttttaatattcaagaAAAATCACTGGTGACTTGTGCTTCCATTTATTccactatttttttattgggCTTAATTCTGGTAATTGACAGAACCATTCAAAAACCCAAATCCAAAGAAGAGtctcttttacattttaaaccttGCAATGCTGAAAGGTTCACCTGTTTCATCATCGTAGTAAAAGAAAGATTTACCCATACATTTTCTGAAACATTGCTCCATTAATCTCCCTTAAACAATTCAGTTTCAGTAGAGATGGGAAAAGAGAGACCCATGAGGTGATGCTTCCTCctcttaaaattctgtttttAGAGTTATATGTATGCCTAGGGATTTCTGTGACAGCTACACCCAATGCTTCCAGGTTTGTCTCTGATTGTTAAATGGTCCTTATCCTCAGACTAATACTGCCTGGTTTTGCATGGCTGGTTGACTGATGTTCCTTCACTTGCACATGATTGCCTTAGACTGTGTTGGCAGAGCTCTTTGCCTTTGCCCATCATAAGATGGTCCTTGTGTGACAAATGGTCTGCTTATTTGCTTTCAGTGGTGGGTACCCCTTTTTCCAAAGGCTAAAAGTACTAACCTACGGACTCTTTCCAACAACAGTAgttatatttgttgttttggcCTTGGTCCACCCTGAAGATCGTCCCGGTTTGCACTCACAtgtaaatattgaatattacaACAAAATATCACCTTTTAAACAAATTTCTGTGTTCCAAGTGTTTTTGATTATTCTATACATGCTAACTTCAATGATTCTAATTTGCACATGCGTAATATTTGTATGGATTggaattttataaaattatgatttcaGTATACTATATTCTTATATACCCCCAGTGTAAATGACCAGGCACAGTCAAAGAAAAAGACCAATATTTATAGAAAACATACCTTTTTTCTCATCTGATCTTAGGCTTTTCTTTGCCACTTCAGCAATAGCTCCCAATCCCAGCCCAACTGCCAGTCCTAAAGGTTAGAAGTTATCTATTATTCCTTTGATCTTCACCGCCAAGTGTTGCACAATTACTCGACTATAAAACTGACTTACCTCCAAAATTTGCCAAACGTCCCAGCCTTGTAACCGGTACTTTGCGCTCTCTGGAGCTCTCGCTGAGCTGAGACAAAAGCAAGAGAATACATTACCCATTGTTAATGTTAAAAGAGAAAAGCAAGCTGTGTTACATGTTCATCACAGATGAAGGTGCAAATCTATAGGACACCAGAAGAGCTAGAAAACTGAGggcaattaaatcaataaactgTTGCTTACTGTGAAAGAAACTAATAATTCTgtgtttaaagaatttatttaacTGCATTGTTTTATTAGTAAACCAAATCAGGTGAAGTTAAATAGTAGTATTAAAAGGTACATATTTACAAGCTGCTGTTTATTCTCGAACACTAAGCCTGTATAAAGCTTTCAATGAACTGCTATGTATTGATTgagaaatgtgtaaatataactGAAATTATGAATGAGTACCATAATAATCCCACATTGTGACTATTACATCAAATGTTAACAGAAAAATTCTCTGCTTTCGTTATGGGCTTGGAACAAATGTACTCATTTCTACTGTACCATCTGCTTGTGTTTCTTGGATGCGTCAGgtccttctttttttgcatCGCTCCAGCGCCAACAATCCTGATGGAATGAACAGGTCTGGCTGTACTTTGGCAGTTGTGGCTTTATTAGCTCTCGAAAAACCTTGCATCTGGTTTTACCCAAACATTTATGGCTGTAATTGTTGATCGCTCCATTGCCCTTTGCACTGTCCTTCAGCGCATTAAGAGCCCTGACATGCTTAGTACTTTGCAGTCCTATGCCAATGTAAGGAAACCTGTAGATTGAATTTAAAGCACCTCTATCTGTTGAGACGGTTCTCAAAGTGCAGCTATACTTCTGCAAAAGAAACACATCGAAAAACTACAGTGAAAGAGGTGTGATACaaggtttacaaaaaaaagttatataaacATAATTGTCAGCAAACTTGTGGTGGTCTGGCCTAACATTTTCTCATAGATTACAGTATCGTTCTCTTTATAGTATTAAAAGCATTATGTTTTAACTTGCATGTGTTGTTTTGAGGGGAAATAATAGGCTTTACATTCGTGTACACTCGTCCTTCATTTACAatttctctttcactcctcaGCCTACGTTCTTACAAGAAACAAagtgatatttatatatcaagCTAATACTTGACTGATCATCAGCATATTCATATGTACTGTTTATCTACAAATTTTTTCCAGCATATGCATTTCTGCTAATccaatttaaaatcaatttatagaagctttatatatatttatttgtatttatttatttatttatttccaacaaTGCTGTTCATTTCATGCCTGAAAAGAGTTCGATGCAACTATGAACATAGAAACTATGTGACGAATCAAActgcaaaactttattttagtCTTTCATGTAACTGCAGATGTGTTTAGGAGCTCCTGGTGTTTAGGGTCATTCAATGGCAAGGTTTTTCTGTTAAACCAGGGCCATCAAGTGAACACTTACCTGTTCTTTCAGGTGAGTCTGGGTGACACTCTGGCGTTGGCTTCTCTGAACATTCACAATGTGACTCTGATATGTCACTTGTCTCAGTCTGCTCAGTTTTCTCATTAGCAAAATATCTGCTGCCATGACTTCCCCTTTCCAACCTGTTGTTTCCTCAActccacacacacgcacgcgcgcacacaaacacacaaaaacaaagcaaagtcAGAGTACAAAATCCACCTAACAGCTGCTACGCTGCGCTTTGGAGCAGACACACACCATTTATACCAGCAGATATTAGCATTgcaaacatttgttaaagtttatAACGAGTAACACTATCCAGACTTAATTCCTTACCATAAAATCCGGCACTTTTCTGCTGCCCAATTGAAAACAGTCCAGCTGCATAGAGGAGTCACAAGTGTGTGCGACTGGCCTTCAACAGCCTCAGTGTCATAGTTAGAAATTTGGATTGACAAGCAAGTGGAACGAAACAAAGATCTGAACACTGCCATTCAACAAGCCATTAGCCTTCTTTAAGAACGGACAGCCGCGTGAGCAACAACAGGCGTGGAGGCACGTTGACCTTGCACTATACACTCAGGAACTTTTATATATGTGGAGTAATATGACTGACACCTAGCGGTaaatactctcacacacagggCCACTTTTAGGATTGAATTTGGTGTTGCAGaacagaaaggaggaagacaaaaagaaaaagaagcagccCAATAAAAATCTTGGATGAGTGTTAGATGTGCTGTTCATGTGCATTATTGACTGACGTATTATTTGCTgagaaataataatagttaaaaaTAACCAACCTTGCATACCTTTGTTTCTGGGACCACACAAAATCAGTCCTCCTGCTTGGAGATGCTCGTGTCAGGAGTTTATGGTGTGCAAATAAGACATGGAATTATTATAAGTTAgcttatttgttttattttctgaacaATTTAAAGGTCAACTGATAAAACATTGTGTAGTGTTTCATTCCCAATATACAACAAATCTGTGTACGGTCAATCTGATAGAAAGTAAATTAATCCTTTTTCACGTTAACTAGGCAAAACATTTCAAGAACATATTAATGTTTGGGGGGAAAATGACCTCCAAAAGAACACAAAGGTGACATCAAGAAATATATAAAGAGCATGATCGATATGCTCCATAAACTCCCATTTATAACCTGAATACTTTTAAACCCTAATTTTTTATAACACACTTTAgcatcatcataaaaaaaaacccatgtcGTTATTGTTCACTCCAATATGAATTGTTACAAGTGCAGTTACATTTAGAAACATATTTAcgttaaattttttgtttagaCATATAAGGCATATGTAGTCAACAATTATTCATGCTCGTTTGGGAggacaatataaataaaagaaaacaatggtTTACCTTGGTTTTGATTAACCTAATAAAATGAATGCTCCTTGTCTTTAGGGTTTGTGTGTCCAAATCAGGTGAAACTTATAAAACTCATAGCCTTATAAAGTTTATATCTTGTGCCTGCTATCCTGTAAGTATATATCCTGCTTTTTACTCAGTAAATTGTGCAGTtaataaacaaaagcaaaaaaaaagcatcattgtccaaataaacaaaccagACACAGTTGTAAATTTTCACAATTTTAAATCTAATGCAGCacaatgtttataaatgtttatattccgattgtttaattatttaacaaagatCCATTGCAGCTGATATGCATTTTGTTCCTTTAGCTTCTGTATGccagtgcattttatttgactttgaacAATCACTTAAGAAGTATGATATAAACTTTACAATGTGGTGGGACACATACACCATGTCATTAAATCTGCCATTGTACAATTACACTTTGTAgtcaatatttcatttaaaattgaatGCACTAAAGACAAGagccaaaataacaaaacactgTGTCCCTGCCAAACTGAAATACAAAGTGCACTTGTAGAGGCTGTCTCTTGACAGTCATAAATGAGTGATAAATGTCTTCAACTTGGGGAAAAGACGAAGAGCATTGAGTGTGGTGACTTCGATGACCTTTTCCACAGGAACGCCTTTTATTTTAGCAATATATTCTGCACTAATGGTAATATTTTTCGGTTCATTTCTCACCTAAGTGTAACATAAAATTAGTTAGATGATCAGAATGTTGCAAGCAAAGACGTAAtgtgaagaataaaaaattcaaaccttattggaaaaaaaacaaaaatgaggaAAGTAGAGACATACATTTttaaccaaaaaacaaaaaactaaaaagaataCCTGTTTTTCAGGTCCAAGGGCTGGTGAGTCAGTCTCCAGGCAAATATTTTCTAGTGGCAATTGTTTTACAAGTTTCTGCTTCTtagaaaaagcagaaaattaTATGACTTCACGCATGACATGGTATTACTTTACTGACTGTCTGAAACATGCACTAAATCTTTAATGAATTTAGCAATGTATATAATTaactaataaacatttaaagaaagatTATTACCTGCTCACTTCTTATGATTGAAGGTGGAATAGAAAAGAAATAGCCTGCACGTACACCCTCCATTGCGACTGAGGGTTTTCCATCAAATGCATGAAGAAGAGCATTTTCTACACCTAGTTTTAAAAATTAACGATTATTCAAagtcataagaaaaaaaaaattataatctgtTAATCTTGGCTGgtaatcgattaaaatattaaatcaagattaatcgcatgattgttttcaatgtaccttaaatttaaACGtgtcaagtttttaatactctactCAACATGGGCATTGACAAAGATGGATgctatatgcaaatgtatgtttattattagtgaaaccaaactcaaattagagcatgaagacaaaatattcttgtaaatgatttaaagttaTTATGgcgttttaaattacgtaaaacatcaggacaccaaacggaacttttgctgtttcatGTGAatgattttcagattttttttatatgtatctgggtaaagaaaggatgttgtgaataaatatgttgcgttaaaggttttaatttcacctctttaatattaattaatttatatatatatatttttaaatggtcaaacaaatgcatgctgcattaagTGCAAGTTAATCaaatttgtgcttttaaaatgaaCCATACCTAGCTCTTTTAAAAGGTGGATGGTTGGTCTTCCAGCAGATCTTGAGTGGACATTTCTATTGGAAAgatagtttgtttgtttgtttgcttcttAAAGATCTTAAAGCTACACTGCCatgttattattttacagtTGTATATAACTGGCTTATGTTTCACTTACAGAGGTAAATTTAGTTGCTTCGCGATTTCTACTTGACGAATGAGTACTTGTCTTTGTAATTCTTTCCCCGCATCGGTACTGACTATCCGGGGTGTGAAATCAAGTCCAACCTGCAAGAAGCACAAAGAATGTCTGCATATTATTTCTGATTAAATATACGATAAAccctttatatatttattatataggcTGTGTAGGCTACATTTCTTACCTCACCAATGGCCACAATGTGCTCtttatatttttcaattaaGGGCAAGGCAGAATCTAAATCCTGTGAAGGAAAAGTGTATTAGTTTAATTagcttttaaatgaaattacacCAGTAAAGCATGTCACAGCAAAGACCTCGAGTAATGCCCCCCTGGATTGTGCTGGATCTTCTTGAACAGGGTGAACTCCAAGGCAAGGTATGATAAACCCAGGAAACCTGAAAACAAgcagacaaacaaaacaaacaaatgatcaCCTCCTCTTTTAATCACTGTATCAAAGATCATGCATTGTAGGTGTGACATTATGGTTAATTAACTGTAGGCCACCTCTGTGAAAGCTGTATGATTTTCTCAAACTCCCCAGCATGCTCTGCTACTGCAACAAGAGCCTGAACCCCagcctaaaaataaaaaaaggcaaaaggcTGCAAATGCCAGCTTCTGgtgacactgtgtaaaatgcaaaGGTCAAACCTGGATAAAGTTACCTTTTTTGATTGCTCAATAACACTATCAATGTCCTATTGAGGAGAAAACAGAAAGTCAGTTCAGAACTCAGTCAAGTTACtgctattaaaatataaacacaacagAGATCTGCATCTTACATCGTCAAAATCTCTCGAAGAGATGTGACAATGACAGTCGATATAGCCTTGCATGAATCCTGCGCAGACCAGaaagaaataatcaaataaacagaagaaaacCCAAACTATCATATAAACCATGCACACGTAAATTTCGCATGTCACAATGTAAGTACGGTTAACCCTACGTAGCCGGGTGTGTTAATTGCGACCAGTTCTGCGCAAATTCTGCGCAGGATTGTCCCGTAAAGTGGTCGACAGATATAAACTTCAAGATTTTCACAAACTCTGTCACTCTTTTCTCGCGTGTCTgcaatatatacttttttcccccataatgtgacgtgtgtttatttatattgctaTTTATGAAGCCACCCAGATTTCTTGACAACGTGAGCAACGTTTCGAGTCAAGACGGAAGTGCAACATCTTTCTGTTTATGCGGCGCTTCAAACAGGAAGACAGATGCGCTGAGATTAACTGAaattcacaaacacaatcaCATGCATTCGTGTTGGATAATATCACGTGATTGGATTCAGGCCGGTTTATCCAGTGCTAAAGGTTGTTGAAGGCATAGCAGACAGGTTCGACATGGATACACGGAGCTGGGCTTTTCTAATCTTGTGGGTTGGAGGTTGTTTTTGTCAATATGAACCTACTTGGGAGTCGATTGATTCGAGACCACTGCCTGAATGGTTTGATCAAGCAAAGATTGGGATCTTCATCCACTGGGGTGTGTTTTCAGTCCCCAGCTACGGCAGTGAATGGTTTTGGTGAGTTCTCCCACACAGACAGTGCAGCTATGGTGGTATGATTCTGAGGACCACCACCAGTAGGCGATATGAGTATGGAAATGTCTAAATGTCTATTTCTACTTCAAATTGAAGATTCCAATTGTTTATTGTGTAGCAAGTAaggttatttattaaaaaaaaaaagattttgtggaATAAACAAAAATTCTGTATGTacttttgttttgcattatgTCCTTTTCAGCATAGCTAAATACAGTGATCTGTAACTTTCACTCTTCCTCAAGAAAATGAGCAAAATCCCAAAGCTTTTAATGATTTCTTGAAGctcttaacaacaaatcaatggCCAGAGAATGagcaagaataaataaataataataatccactcCTGAGACCACCCATTTGCTTGTTTGCTGCAATTAACTGTAATAAAGCCAGAAACAGAAATTCACTTATATAGTTTTCtttaacacaaatgtaaaatcatGATAATGATTGATatgtttgatataaaaaaacaaaaaaacccccaaaaaaacatcaACAGTAACTGGAACAACATTGACTCGCAATGTTACTTTATCTATTAGACATGAGACATTTCTGATGAGTTGTTTAAATCAAAACCATTTCAAGTGTAATATTAGGCCATTTTGAGTTCGGACCAATTTTTGCACAGGAGGGTgtgttatgaaaatattttagagAATCAAACTTTCTTTACTTCCATCCCAATGAATTATACAATCATTGTGTGACCTGTCAAGTTCCTGTATCCTTTTTAGTTTCAGAAAATAATATTGTGTCCACAGGTGGTACTGGCAAGGGAAGAAATTCCCATCCTATGTGTCCTTTATGTCTAAAAACTACCCGCCTGGATTCACATATCAAGACTTTGCGCCACATTTGACCGCTGAGTTCTTCAATGCCAAGGACTGGGTAGATATTTTTGCAGCATCAGGAGCAAAGTATATTGTCCTCACAACTAAACATCATGAAGGTTGGTGTGAATGTCTTGGTAGAACATTTATCTGATgccctttaaaaataaataaataaaattattttagaatgaGAAATTGAATGCTGTTTGTACAAACaagaaagtaaaatatttgtcatttcTCAGGGTTTACAATGTGGGGCTCAAAGTACTCATGGAACTGGAATGCAGTGGATGTTGGTCCAAAGCGGGACCTGGTAGATGAAATATCCAGTGCTTTACGAAAGTACAGTGACCTGCGCCTAGGACTATACCACTCTCTCTTTGAGTGGTTTAACCCGCTTTTCACAGAAGATGAGGGAAATAATTTTACTACCACTAGATTTCCTTATGAGAAGTCCTTGCCTGAGCTTTATGAGATCATAAACAAGTACAAACCAGAATTGTTATGGTccgatggagatggagatgccCCAGACAAGTACTGGAATAGCACAGGGTTCCTTGCATGGCTATACAATGAGAGGTAAATCATTTTTTCTTGtaaaattacattataacaggGAAGCCATGAACTGTGTaaatggggaaagaaaaaagattgaaaCAGCAGgtatacatgtatattttacAATTCTATTATTTAGATATTAAGGGGAAATTTACATTTGTACTGTAATAATCTGGCTATGTATTGGAGCAATATAACCTATGAATTTGAACTTTCTACTTTCGgaacacatttaattaaaattagcATTATATTCAAGAGGatattatttaataagaatAATGATAATATGTACTATAagaatttaataatacattctAATAGTAATTaactaaaataaacagaaaaaactaCATTTGCAAAGTCTGGATATGGTTCCTGCACCTTTGGGGTTCTCTGGGTCACACTGTTGGAACCATTGCATTAATAGTATTTTGAATTACTTTAGGTTTTGTTGACAGGATTTCTTAGATGACTGTGCATACCCATATATAACCAATGATGTATTTACAGCCCGGTGCGGGACACTGTTGTGACTAATGATCGATGGGGAAAGGATAGTATTTGCACACACGGCGGCTATTACACATGTGCTGACCGTTACAACCCAGGACACCTGCTGAAGCACAAATGGGAGAACTGTATGTCAATTGACCAGCGCTCATGGGGCTATAGACGAGAGGCTAAATTAAGTGATTACCTCACCATTGAGGAGCTGATTAAGGTATATATAGCAAGAGTGACACATGTAATGAATATAACAAGGAAATCCTGTTACAGTTCCTTTAGCGCATGGCCCGATCAGAATGTTTGATTTTTAGTGTCCTTGAACATATATTGTTTGCACAGATTTGAAATTCAGATTAACCGAGATGGATTACAACAGCATAATggaaagcaaataataaaacatctgtCTATAAATGACCAGGATTTAGTTATAATGTAATCTACAAAAGCAGAAAAAGTTAAGCTAAACATCTGTTGAGTTTAGTCTACTAATACAtgctattttttaattttgctgTTACAGTAAAATAATTCTCAAACTATTGAAAAAATGTTTAGCCAGTTATTCCAAAACCCGTTGCTCATTTAAGACAGATCAAATCAATCTATGTAATACATGTGTTTCACTATTTTCTTTGCAGACCCTTGTGGAGACTGTGTCATGTGGTGGGAATTTGTTATTGAATGTAGGTCCAACACATGATGGTCGCATTACTCCTATATTTGAGGAGAGATTAAGGCAGGTGGGCCAGTGGTTGAAAATCAATGGTGAAGGAATCTACAATTCGACTGCTTGGAGAGTTCAGAATGACAGCGTCACTCCTGGAATTTGGTGCGTCTCGAATTTAAGTATAATTTGTTTAATCAGTAGAATAAACAGGCCATGTGATAATCTAAAGAGCACTCAACAGTCACCATAATACTACAGATTGCACTTCCATTTTGAATCATTATACATCTTTACTTGGACAAATTTGTTGCAATTTATGATTAGATCCTAATTGTAGAATCAATAAATCTATCTCTGtcataaatgtatttctgtCACAAAACAgctacatttgtttaaatgcagCTGGTtagatatttttaaatgtttttgggggttttttgttttgttttggttctATAGGTACACATGGAAGGCACAGGAGAAGGCTGTCTATGCATTTTTGCTTTCATGGCCAAGTGATGGATCTGTTATTCTCAGTGACCCTGTAGTTTCTGAAGTTAAAACACAGGTAATTGATTATTGctcatttaattaattgatgTTCAGGTTTATGTAACATAATTATTTGGCACATGCTTTTGTCTAAAGCAATTTACAAACATGATTCAATGCAATTTAAGAGTAGCACTGTTAAATTTGCCAACAATGATACAAGGGACAGATAGGTGTCAGGAACAGCTAGAAATAAGTGAGAGAGAAGCAGAATGAGCATGAGGAATACAAATTATAAAACCAGTAGGTCAAAGAATAATGTTACaagttaaaagaaaattaaattgcAAGAGGGTGCCATGTAAATCATGACATGTGAAACCGGTGCTAGGAATCATTCAAAAACACATGATGACAAAAGAAAATGCATCTAAAGAGACACAAACGTGTAATTATAGTGTGAACGTTGAAGGCATTTCTCCTTCGTTGTTCTTTTAAACTGGATTTTCTTGTCTTACTCTGCTTCTTGTGGTCTAATTTTGCACTAAACCAGGTGGTGTTATTGGGTTACAAACAACTGAAGTGGGTCCCAACGAAGCCCACCGGCCTACAGGTTTACCTTCCTGCTTTGTCTCCTGCCGAGATGCCCTGCTCCTGGGGCTGGACTATTCGTCTGACTGGTGTAGATTAGGGACATAAATCATTAACAGATTCCCTCATAGGATTATTTGCAATACTCACATGATATTATAAACGTTGCCTTGCCTATATTCTTTTGATATTGTTTATGATTTTATTCTggtttcagtgttttttatgGGTTTGATTCTTTGGGTAATTTCTCTATTCTGTACTGCTGAATGTCTGTGAGTAATCAGTGAATCATTTTCATATtatagtaatgtgtgtgtaactaatcaaaaatgtatgtatgtgtaaaatctgttttttaagTGACTCAGGGGGTGGTAAATATGCCAACTAGACcgaaaaagttttatttgtgaatgacacaaataaaacttaagATCAATGTGTTAAAAGAAAAGTCTCTGTTGTGCACTGTAAGTATTTAATACTTATAGATTTAGTCAGGTATTTGTTTTATCTGCTACATACCTCTTTTGCTTCACTCACAAGCTGTATTTCTTCTGATTTCACCCTGATATAAACAAGCAACAACGCTAGAACAGACCTGTGTGTGGCAATTTAAAATACCTGCCATAGTCCACTTATGAACGTGTTGGGAATCCGAGAGCATCACATGCCACATCGAGACACACGTGCTTACTTCCCCCCCAGAAACTCCCTATCTGAGTTATTCAGGGCAGCCGTGACAGGAATAGCGCTGTACTGTTTATGCAGATTACAGGCCCTTTCAATGTACAGTGTTGTTGAAGTGTTTAAACGAACAGGTGTAGTTCCTCCTGACAAAAATATTGTTCATTTGAGCCCTATTGGCCATGTTCTCTCTCAGGTTTGCTTTTGCACTGAAATAACATCTGAACTAAGCAAGGTATGAGTGAGTGCAGGAAACACTTTTTCAGGCTGACCATTTATCTTTTATGATGTTAATTGTGACAGTAATGGGGTCAGCAAGAGCGTTTTTCTGAGATTCACAACATTGCCATAGGTTGATGAACGTAAACATAAGTGAAGACACTGAAGAAAATGCCTGCAGAGGTGAAAATAATCACTGGCTAAATATGTTGCAATGTTGCAAACTGGTTTCTGTCCTGACACAACAGTGAACTAAAATAACCTCAGAAATGTATTGGTCTGTGCcactttcatttaatttgactgcatttttaaattacactgatcacacaGTCCGTCTGGGAAGCGTGTCTACCCATGGTCATTTTCAAAATGACAGATTAATTTGGAAAACACATTAGAATTGCTTAGTTTGGTAACACTGTTAAACTTATACAGTTCCATCAAAGCACATTAATTGAAGATAAATGGTTTTCAGGACCATTTAGGCCACTATCGGGTCTGCCAGCTTCAGGGTAGCTGAAGAGTTTTATGTTGGGTATGAAACCATTGCTGTATTGATCTCTTTACAGGAATAAAAATCATGCTGAAAATACAGGAATATTTCTAGCACAATTAGTACAAGTGCAAAAATTCAAGCTTTAGCTAGTAAGCATTTAAATATCTGAAAAAGCAATGCTGTACTTAAGTCAGCTGTACTTAAGACACTTTCTGTGCAGCAGCTGCAGCATGGATGTACAGTAGCTGTAATATTCTAAGATAATGTCCTTGCTTTCTCAATGCTGTGCTCATCTTTTCTCAAAGCTGTATTCATCCTTCTTCTTGCATTCCTCTGGCCTTCCCTCCCTTTCTCTGTGGTGGGATTGTACAGCTCCAGAGCAAGCTGAAATCTATTTCTGTCCCTGTATATTCTCTTCTGGCTGCTGCCAACCAGACCCT comes from the Silurus meridionalis isolate SWU-2019-XX chromosome 8, ASM1480568v1, whole genome shotgun sequence genome and includes:
- the LOC124390503 gene encoding tatD DNase domain containing 3-like isoform X2, whose amino-acid sequence is MVYMIVWVFFCLFDYFFLVCAGFMQGYIDCHCHISSRDFDDDIDSVIEQSKKAGVQALVAVAEHAGEFEKIIQLSQRFPGFIIPCLGVHPVQEDPAQSRGALLEDLDSALPLIEKYKEHIVAIGEVGLDFTPRIVSTDAGKELQRQVLIRQVEIAKQLNLPLNVHSRSAGRPTIHLLKELGVENALLHAFDGKPSVAMEGVRAGYFFSIPPSIIRSEQQKLVKQLPLENICLETDSPALGPEKQVRNEPKNITISAEYIAKIKGVPVEKVIEVTTLNALRLFPKLKTFITHL
- the fuca2 gene encoding plasma alpha-L-fucosidase, which encodes MDTRSWAFLILWVGGCFCQYEPTWESIDSRPLPEWFDQAKIGIFIHWGVFSVPSYGSEWFWWYWQGKKFPSYVSFMSKNYPPGFTYQDFAPHLTAEFFNAKDWVDIFAASGAKYIVLTTKHHEGFTMWGSKYSWNWNAVDVGPKRDLVDEISSALRKYSDLRLGLYHSLFEWFNPLFTEDEGNNFTTTRFPYEKSLPELYEIINKYKPELLWSDGDGDAPDKYWNSTGFLAWLYNESPVRDTVVTNDRWGKDSICTHGGYYTCADRYNPGHLLKHKWENCMSIDQRSWGYRREAKLSDYLTIEELIKTLVETVSCGGNLLLNVGPTHDGRITPIFEERLRQVGQWLKINGEGIYNSTAWRVQNDSVTPGIWYTWKAQEKAVYAFLLSWPSDGSVILSDPVVSEVKTQVVLLGYKQLKWVPTKPTGLQVYLPALSPAEMPCSWGWTIRLTGVD
- the LOC124390503 gene encoding tatD DNase domain containing 3-like isoform X1, translating into MVYMIVWVFFCLFDYFFLVCAGFMQGYIDCHCHISSRDFDDDIDSVIEQSKKAGVQALVAVAEHAGEFEKIIQLSQRFPGFIIPCLGVHPVQEDPAQSRGALLEDLDSALPLIEKYKEHIVAIGEVGLDFTPRIVSTDAGKELQRQVLIRQVEIAKQLNLPLNVHSRSAGRPTIHLLKELGVENALLHAFDGKPSVAMEGVRAGYFFSIPPSIIRSEQKQKLVKQLPLENICLETDSPALGPEKQVRNEPKNITISAEYIAKIKGVPVEKVIEVTTLNALRLFPKLKTFITHL
- the LOC124390503 gene encoding tatD DNase domain containing 3-like isoform X3, whose translation is MQGYIDCHCHISSRDFDDDIDSVIEQSKKAGVQALVAVAEHAGEFEKIIQLSQRFPGFIIPCLGVHPVQEDPAQSRGALLEDLDSALPLIEKYKEHIVAIGEVGLDFTPRIVSTDAGKELQRQVLIRQVEIAKQLNLPLNVHSRSAGRPTIHLLKELGVENALLHAFDGKPSVAMEGVRAGYFFSIPPSIIRSEQKQKLVKQLPLENICLETDSPALGPEKQVRNEPKNITISAEYIAKIKGVPVEKVIEVTTLNALRLFPKLKTFITHL